One window of the Saccopteryx leptura isolate mSacLep1 chromosome 9, mSacLep1_pri_phased_curated, whole genome shotgun sequence genome contains the following:
- the LOC136381357 gene encoding interferon-induced protein with tetratricopeptide repeats 1B-like isoform X2: MSKNADEDQIKDRLEQLRCHFTWKLPIKESELTDLESRVFDEIEFLDTKFNVGIYHLLAYVRHLKGQNKEALESLKEAEDLQQPENPGQSDVRRLVTWGNYAWLYYHMGRLSEAQIYLDKVENTCKKFASVSCYSVECPEMDCEEGWALLKCGGKGYERAKACFEKALEAEPENPEFNTGYAIITFRLDRINETTEGPGTFSLDPLKRAVRLNPEDSYIKALLALKLQDVGQEAEGEKYIEEALNNASSQAYVFRYVAVFYRKKGFVDKCLQLLKMALQATPSSAFLHHQIGICYKSQMIQIKKAAKWQPRGRDRENVQRLVRSAMHEFEKALKIKPTFEMAYIDLAEMYAELGQYSKADDTFQILLSKGVSDDYLRHEVHYRYGRFQEYQMKSEDDAIIHYLKTIKIKMSSYRSNQSIGALEKLVSKKLRRNASDIESLSILGLLHKLKGEMNRALECYEQALRLAAASENSAGHSL; encoded by the coding sequence TAAGAATGCTGATGAAGATCAGATCAAAGACAGGCTGGAGCAGTTGAGATGTCACTTCACTTGGAAGTTGCCAATTAAAGAATCTGAACTGACTGATTTAGAAAGCAGGGTCTTTGATGAGATTGAGTTCCTAGACACAAAATTTAATGTGGGAATATACCACCTCCTGGCCTATGTGAGACACCTGAAAGGCCAGAATAAGGAAGCCCTGGAGAGCTTGAAAGAAGCTGAAGACTTACAGCAGCCAGAAAATCCCGGCCAATCAGACGTGAGAAGGCTGGTTACCTGGGGCAACTATGCCTGGCTGTATTACCACATGGGCAGACTGTCAGAAGCCCAGATCTACCTGGACAAGGTGGAGAACACTTGCAAGAAGTTTGCCAGTGTCTCCTGCTATTCAGTGGAGTGTCCAGAAATGGACTGCGAGGAAGGGTGGGCCTTACTGAAATGTGGAGGGAAGGGTTATGAACGAGCCAAAGCCTGCTTTGAAAAGGCTCTGGAAGCAGAGCCTGAAAACCCTGAATTCAACACCGGGTATGCAATTATTACCTTTCGTCTGGATAGAATTAACGAAACAACAGAGGGTCCTGGGACATTTAGTCTGGACCCCCTAAAACGGGCCGTCCGGCTAAATCCAGAAGATTCCTACATTAAGGCTCTCCTTGCCCTGAAGCTTCAGGATGTAGGACAAGAGGCTGAGGGAGAAAAGTACATTGAAGAGGCACTGAACAACGCATCTTCGCAGGCCTACGTCTTTCGATATGTGGCCGTGTTTTATAGAAAAAAGGGCTTTGTGGATAAATGTTTACAGCTCTTAAAAATGGCTTTGCAGGCAACACCTTCCTCTGCCTTCCTGCATCACCAGATAGGGATTTGCTACAAGTCACAAATGATTCAAATAAAGAAAGCTGCAAAGTGGCAGCCTAGAGGACGGGATAGAGAAAATGTCCAGAGGTTAGTTAGGTCAGCTATGCATGAATTTGAAAAGGCTCTGAAGATAAAGCCCACGTTTGAGATGGCGTATATCGACCTGGCTGAGATGTATGCAGAACTGGGCCAGTACAGCAAAGCTGACGACACTTTTCAGATACTATTGTCCAAGGGCGTTTCTGATGATTATCTACGGCACGAGGTTCATTACCGCTATGGCCGATTTCAAGAGTATCAAATGAAATCTGAAGACGATGcaattattcattatttaaaaacaataaaaataaaaatgtcatcatATCGAAGCAATCAAAGTATCGGTGCTTTGGAGAAATTGGTTTCAAAGAAACTTCGGCGGAATGCATCAGACATAGAAAGCTTGAGCATCCTTGGGCTCCTGCACAAACTGAAAGGAGAAATGAATCGGGCCCTGGAGTGCTACGAGCAGGCCCTGCGGCTGGCTGCGGCCTCGGAGAACTCGGCGGGACACAGTCTGTAG